Proteins from a genomic interval of Bacteroidia bacterium:
- the yihA gene encoding ribosome biogenesis GTP-binding protein YihA/YsxC: MKITSAEFLISNTNIDKCPPPIMPEYAFIGRSNVGKSSLINMLTDRVSLAKTSVKPGKTQLINHFLINKNWYLVDLPGYGYAEVPKVLREQWEKFIRHYLLKRTNLMCVFVLIDIRHEAQKVDTEFMKWLGENEIPFVIVFTKKDKLSKTVFAANSERYKQAILKYWEELPTLFFTSATTKTGQIELLDFIENTNKLFVKK; this comes from the coding sequence ATGAAAATTACCAGTGCAGAATTTTTGATTAGCAATACCAATATTGATAAATGTCCGCCGCCAATTATGCCTGAATATGCCTTTATTGGGCGTTCTAATGTTGGAAAATCATCGCTGATTAATATGCTTACGGATAGAGTAAGTTTAGCGAAAACATCTGTGAAACCAGGAAAAACACAACTTATCAATCACTTTTTAATTAATAAAAATTGGTATTTAGTAGATTTACCTGGATACGGATATGCTGAAGTACCAAAGGTTTTGAGAGAGCAATGGGAAAAATTTATTCGTCATTATTTATTGAAACGAACCAACTTAATGTGTGTTTTTGTATTGATAGATATACGCCACGAAGCGCAAAAAGTAGACACTGAATTTATGAAATGGTTGGGCGAAAATGAAATTCCTTTTGTAATCGTTTTCACTAAAAAAGACAAATTATCAAAAACCGTTTTTGCTGCAAATAGCGAGCGTTACAAACAAGCTATCTTAAAATATTGGGAAGAATTGCCAACACTTTTTTTTACTTCCGCCACCACAAAAACGGGACAAATAGAATTACTTGATTTTATTGAAAATACCAATAAATTGTTCGTGAAAAAATAA